ACGTGCGTCCAACCTTTGACGTTGTCACATTTGATCCTGAGTTGGAAAGAGCTATTCAATATGTCTGTGGAAACTCGATAGTTTGTGATAATATGGACGTCGCCAAATATGTGAAATGGGAGAAAAAAGTGGACGTGAAAGTTGTCACTTTAGAGGGATCTTTAATTCACAAATCTGGTCTTATGACGGGTGGTCTGACACCAAATGGGGGCAGAAGATGGGACAAATCCGAGACCCAGGCACTAACTACCCAAAAGGAGGAAATCAAGTCCAAATTGGAGGAACtttcaaggaaaaagacaagtgaacttcttgagaaaaagctcatGGATGAGGTGGAGACATTAGAAGCACAGATTCCTCCACTGCAAAATGCCAGACTCGAACTGGATAGGCTGATGAAAGACATAGATGCTGAAaacaaaaatcaaagaagtATACAGGCTCAattggagaaagagctACAAGAGTTAAAAGAAAAGCTCACAGAAGCAATGTCAAAGGTGGACTCTACCAATAAGGAACTCTCAAGTATTCAGCAAGAGGTTTATGCCACCTTCTGTCAAAAACACAACTTTGCGAACATATCCGAATACGAAGAAACATACGGATCTAAGTCAAGGGGTCATTCTAAGGAGAAGGCAAGATACATCAAACAGATCCAATATCTCGAGAACAAACTTGGATTCGAAAAGGACAGATTGGATGAGTATCAATCACGCCTAGACCGCCTTAATAAAGACATGTCAAATCTTGAGAAAAACTATAACAAGCTCGTCTCGCGCAAGGAGACGATAGAGAACGATCTTGACACCTTTGAAAGTGAGCATGAAGTGCTcatggaggagctgcaaAGGGCTAGTGGCCAACGCAGGGCTCAGCTAATGGATTACCACCAGTTGGAAGACGGAGTTTCCGACGTCCGTTTGCAGGTTgccgagatcaacaagaagatTGCCAATTATGAAGATGTGATCGAGAAAGCCaagattgaaaaaatgaACATCCTGAAAAACTGCAAGCTAGAAAACGTGCAGCTGCCATTGTCTTTTGGCTCCATGGATGACATCCCCCTTGATGAATCtgaagacgacgagaaTATGCTTGCGGATGAAATTGAGATTGACTTCACAAACCTGCAGTCTCGCTTCAAGTCAGGAGCActtgaggagctgctgagcgacTTGAAAAAAGAAATTGATCAAATCACGGCAGAACTATCATCAATGAGCCCTAATATGAAGGCTCGAGAAAGGCTGCAAGATGTTCAACAGAGACTGGCTGATTTGGACGCAGAATTTTCTGACGCCAAGCaagaggagaaaaagattgCGGCCGAGTTCCAGACTGTCAAATCCAAGAGATATAAACAGTTCATGGACACCTTCAACCACATAGCGGCAACGATAGATGGCGTCTATAAAGACCTCACTAAATCCAATGTTTCTCCCCTCGGGGGATCTGCATACCTGACTctggaggacgaagatgagCCGTATCTGCACGGTGTGAAGTATCATGCCATGCCCCCAATGAAGAGATTTAGAGACATGGAGCTTCTCTCTGGCGGCGAGAAAACTATTGCAGCTCTCGCGCTGCTATTTACAATTCACTCGCATCATCCTTCACCATTCTTTGTGTTGGATGAAGTCGATGCAGCCCTTGACAACGCTAACGTGAACAAAATTGCTAATTATATTGCCAAGAACGCAGGTCCAAATTTCCAGTTTATCGTTATCAGCCTGAAAAATGGACTTTTCGAACGAAGTGATGCTTTGGTGGGAATCTACAGAGAGCAGAAGCTCAATACTTCTAAAACTCTTACGTTGGATTTGAGGACCTACCCAGACCAAGAGGTTGCCTAAATCCATTCTTGCTTTCTCTCTATGCGCTGTGTATCGTTATACTATTAATTGGTCAAGTAATGATGAAGCCCACAAGTGTAGTTTTACAAAAAACTTGTCATCCTGCAACAAGTCCATGATGCTTCTGTTTTTAGGCATCCGAGACCCCCTACGCAGGTATGTCTCATTATTATTTTCGTTCTTGCGACGGCTATCGATGATGTGCATCGATCTTGACGTTATAAAATGGACCATGGCAGTCAGCTGATCAAGTATAACAGAGTAGTTTTCGTACAATTTCTGCTCACTGTCGCTGGTGAAAATAAGCGAATATCGTCTTTCCGACCCCCTTGCGGTATCATCTATAAGC
This window of the Ogataea parapolymorpha DL-1 chromosome VII, whole genome shotgun sequence genome carries:
- a CDS encoding putative chromosomal ATPase, with translation MGRLVGLELYNFKSYRGISSIGFGSSFFTSIIGPNGSGKSNMMDAISFVLGIKSSHLRSNNLKDLIYRGRVLGESDDGEEKENDPCTAYVMAIYEKSNGDILKLKRSINETGTSEYRINNKTVSATQYADVLRKENILIKARNFLVFQGDVEKIASQSPEELTRLIENISGSIDHKKDYDVLMEEKEKAHDTTALLNSRKKALREEFNQYKNQSMEIEQFDLKSKELCDLILTKYLTELYHNNKELEQSTGELKSATHELKDLQKVLKDNEAAMKNVIKTRNKDDSDYHKIEKSISKKATLIKEKQLALIPLKSEVLQLSKKISDYKRRIETLSDDHERQNAVVETIDKQLATIQRAYDNYVREFEATTVETLSTGALEEYKRLREAFLMKGGHIESKLLDLEDSVNSLNLQIENVSRQNEIVSTRIRELETEKAEISSKIQENVSQTNDAQTATNKKKEELYAVRSTQEKILQEEFELNTVLKDVLVQLNELHASQRETAREKRLRENCSSLKRLFPGVRGLVCDLCKPTQKRYELAVSTILGKNFDAIVVDNLSVANKCINYLKEQRAGVASFIPLDSVESKPPQAYLRNIDEHVRPTFDVVTFDPELERAIQYVCGNSIVCDNMDVAKYVKWEKKVDVKVVTLEGSLIHKSGLMTGGLTPNGGRRWDKSETQALTTQKEEIKSKLEELSRKKTSELLEKKLMDEVETLEAQIPPLQNARLELDRLMKDIDAENKNQRSIQAQLEKELQELKEKLTEAMSKVDSTNKELSSIQQEVYATFCQKHNFANISEYEETYGSKSRGHSKEKARYIKQIQYLENKLGFEKDRLDEYQSRLDRLNKDMSNLEKNYNKLVSRKETIENDLDTFESEHEVLMEELQRASGQRRAQLMDYHQLEDGVSDVRLQVAEINKKIANYEDVIEKAKIEKMNILKNCKLENVQLPLSFGSMDDIPLDESEDDENMLADEIEIDFTNLQSRFKSGALEELLSDLKKEIDQITAELSSMSPNMKARERLQDVQQRLADLDAEFSDAKQEEKKIAAEFQTVKSKRYKQFMDTFNHIAATIDGVYKDLTKSNVSPLGGSAYLTLEDEDEPYLHGVKYHAMPPMKRFRDMELLSGGEKTIAALALLFTIHSHHPSPFFVLDEVDAALDNANVNKIANYIAKNAGPNFQFIVISLKNGLFERSDALVGIYREQKLNTSKTLTLDLRTYPDQEVA
- a CDS encoding Protein LST7, which encodes MVICTQNVHSGELVDSYYGTKVPPSSVCKSCAFIVPHEGTSLRTQSGDQTYISTQHPSSQPRYAALRQTIMRVFTIESNHDINKPLSFGDSKNGYSVSLGFKLIDDTARGSERRYSLIFTSDSEQKLYENYSVILDQLTAMVHFITSRSMHIIDSRRKNENNNETYLRRGSRMPKNRSIMDLLQDDKFFVKLHLWASSLLDQLIV